A single genomic interval of Shewanella psychropiezotolerans harbors:
- a CDS encoding arylsulfatase: MIKIINRLLASLALLNCGLVFAAEQPNIVVIFGDDIGYGNISAYNNGMLGYQTPNIDSIANEGALLTSYYAEQSCTAGRSVFITGQMPVRTGLSKVGLPGAPQGIQPQDITMAQALKDLGYATGQFGKNHLGDRDTMLPTEHGFDEFLGNLYHLNAEEEPENPDYPKSAAFKQRFGPRGVIKSTADTSHESSGLLSSKQGARVEDTGALTSKRMETIDDETLDAANDFMTRKVAEDKPFFLWYNTTRMHNYTHVSKEHSGVTGLGDYADGMVEHDNHIGNLLDKLKQLDIDDNTIVIYTTDNGPMNATWPDAATSPFRGEKATAWEGGFRVPALIKWPDHIKPGSKFNGIISSADWFPTLVSIAGNNKIKKELLTGYKSSNGKSYRNHLDGYNQVDYLTKQSDKSARNSFFYWSDDGELLAMRDGRWKFHFKIQENKGIAVWTQAQTTLRVPKLFDLAVDPYEKGDQGFGYDNWWYKRAFLVIPAQIKVKQMMASFKDFPPRQVVGSFTVDIDMEDILKVSKQGKQ; the protein is encoded by the coding sequence ATGATAAAAATAATCAACAGACTCTTAGCTAGCCTAGCCCTGCTCAACTGCGGACTCGTGTTCGCGGCCGAGCAGCCCAACATAGTCGTTATCTTCGGTGACGATATCGGCTATGGCAATATCTCCGCCTACAACAACGGCATGCTGGGCTACCAGACACCAAATATCGACAGCATAGCCAATGAGGGCGCCCTACTGACCTCTTACTATGCCGAGCAGTCCTGCACCGCCGGGCGCTCGGTGTTTATCACAGGGCAGATGCCGGTACGAACCGGCCTGAGTAAGGTCGGTCTTCCCGGCGCTCCACAAGGCATTCAGCCCCAAGACATCACCATGGCTCAGGCCCTGAAAGATCTCGGCTATGCCACCGGCCAATTTGGTAAGAACCATCTGGGAGACAGAGATACCATGTTGCCAACAGAGCATGGCTTCGATGAGTTTCTCGGCAACCTCTATCATCTTAACGCCGAGGAGGAGCCCGAGAATCCGGATTACCCCAAGAGTGCGGCTTTTAAACAGCGCTTCGGTCCCAGAGGTGTCATCAAGTCCACCGCCGATACCAGCCATGAGAGCTCTGGGCTGCTGTCATCTAAACAAGGGGCACGCGTCGAAGACACTGGCGCCTTGACCAGTAAGCGCATGGAGACCATAGACGATGAAACCTTAGACGCTGCCAATGATTTTATGACGCGAAAAGTCGCCGAAGACAAACCCTTCTTCCTCTGGTACAACACCACCCGCATGCACAACTATACCCATGTGAGTAAGGAGCATTCCGGCGTCACAGGATTAGGCGATTATGCCGACGGCATGGTGGAACATGATAATCACATAGGAAACCTACTGGATAAGCTTAAGCAGCTGGATATCGATGACAATACTATCGTCATCTACACCACAGATAATGGCCCGATGAATGCCACCTGGCCCGACGCGGCCACCAGCCCTTTTCGCGGCGAGAAAGCCACTGCATGGGAAGGCGGATTCCGGGTACCCGCGCTGATAAAATGGCCTGACCATATAAAGCCTGGCTCTAAGTTCAACGGCATCATCTCGTCGGCTGACTGGTTTCCCACATTAGTCAGTATCGCGGGTAACAATAAGATCAAAAAAGAGCTATTAACCGGATATAAATCCAGTAATGGCAAGAGTTATCGCAACCATCTGGATGGTTATAATCAGGTGGATTATCTGACGAAACAATCAGATAAGAGTGCCCGTAATTCATTCTTCTATTGGTCTGATGACGGCGAGTTGCTGGCGATGCGCGACGGTCGTTGGAAGTTTCATTTCAAAATACAGGAGAACAAGGGCATAGCGGTGTGGACCCAGGCACAAACGACGCTGCGGGTGCCTAAATTGTTCGACTTGGCGGTCGATCCCTATGAGAAAGGCGACCAGGGCTTTGGTTATGATAACTGGTGGTACAAGCGCGCCTTTCTGGTGATACCGGCACAAATAAAGGTGAAACAGATGATGGCCAGCTTCAAAGATTTTCCACCTCGTCAGGTCGTCGGCAGCTTTACCGTAGATATCGACATGGAAGACATCCTCAAGGTATCCAAGCAAGGGAAGCAGTAG
- the pyrC gene encoding dihydroorotase produces MTQITLLTPDDWHLHFRDGDMLQETVPATARLFQRAIVMPNLLPPVTDAKMVNAYRERILAARPQGSSFEPLMTLFLTNDTTKQDIIDAKAAGVVAAKLYPAGATTNSDAAVKALDSLFPIFEKMAEIGMLLLVHGEVTESHIDIFDREAIFIERNLTRIVDAFPSLKVVFEHITTKEAAEFVASASDYVAATITPQHLLLNRNDLLVGGIRPHNFCLPVLKRNIHQQALRAAVATGSSKFFLGTDSAPHEKHRKESACGCAGCYSAWSALELYAQVFDDLGVIDKLEGFASTHGPDFYGLPRNTSTVTLVKETWTVPSEIILPNGNPIVPFFAGEEVNWKVKG; encoded by the coding sequence ATGACGCAGATCACCCTACTTACTCCCGATGATTGGCACCTTCACTTCCGTGATGGTGATATGTTGCAAGAAACTGTCCCGGCTACCGCCAGACTTTTCCAACGTGCTATCGTCATGCCAAACCTGCTACCACCGGTAACAGATGCCAAGATGGTCAATGCCTACCGTGAGCGCATTTTGGCGGCGCGTCCACAAGGTTCAAGCTTCGAACCTCTGATGACACTTTTCCTGACTAACGACACCACTAAGCAAGACATCATAGATGCAAAAGCGGCTGGCGTTGTGGCGGCTAAGCTGTACCCAGCAGGCGCGACCACTAACTCAGATGCTGCGGTAAAGGCACTCGATAGCCTCTTCCCTATCTTCGAAAAAATGGCTGAAATTGGCATGTTGCTGCTGGTTCACGGTGAAGTAACCGAATCACATATCGATATCTTCGACCGTGAAGCGATATTTATCGAGCGTAACCTGACTCGCATCGTCGATGCTTTCCCAAGCCTTAAAGTGGTGTTCGAGCATATCACCACTAAAGAAGCCGCCGAGTTTGTTGCAAGCGCCTCTGACTATGTAGCCGCAACCATCACGCCACAGCACTTACTGCTAAACCGTAACGACCTGTTAGTCGGCGGCATACGCCCACATAACTTCTGTCTGCCTGTGCTTAAGCGCAACATTCATCAACAAGCATTGCGCGCAGCAGTGGCTACTGGTTCTAGCAAATTTTTCTTAGGCACAGATTCTGCGCCACACGAGAAGCATCGCAAAGAATCGGCTTGTGGTTGCGCCGGTTGTTACAGCGCCTGGAGTGCACTCGAGCTTTACGCTCAGGTATTTGATGACCTAGGCGTTATTGACAAACTTGAAGGTTTTGCCAGTACTCACGGCCCGGACTTCTACGGTCTACCGAGAAACACCAGCACAGTAACACTGGTAAAAGAGACCTGGACGGTACCGAGCGAGATAATCCTACCAAATGGCAATCCAATCGTGCCTTTCTTCGCTGGCGAAGAAGTGAATTGGAAAGTGAAGGGATAA
- a CDS encoding sensor domain-containing diguanylate cyclase — translation MLTLPPKPYEDNRQVSCAEKGLSPADEFHAMMRKARLNTQRENAEMAQQLTMPLDEFSLAAMRTAVKASAPESALMPEPEPASTPTPIATQIAATPFSIPDDDILFDDCYRSVLNLLVQQLMEAVLVVDASGTIQMINAKAIELLSGGKLGASDRLGEPENIIGKTWQEYLREPQKTRYQQMLEEQLVSQCQLEHAPIEASLILAEGGSLDVEFSISYLSLSSPIFAIVIRDLTKHKSEYQQLYQWASTDCLTKLANRRVFDASLRSQWQACTTSAKPISVVIIDIDHFKLFNDKYGHIQGDHCLQRIANVIAHSLPSDECVAARYGGEEFALILPGFDAKQAQSMAEYIQLEINSLKYTDLGLDDSVTVSVSQGIAAEVDGQFRTGTALLCAADTALYRAKADGRNRINLSC, via the coding sequence ATGTTAACACTCCCTCCCAAGCCCTATGAAGACAATAGGCAAGTATCGTGTGCGGAGAAAGGCTTATCTCCGGCTGATGAGTTTCACGCGATGATGAGAAAGGCTAGGTTAAATACTCAAAGGGAAAATGCCGAGATGGCTCAGCAATTGACTATGCCTCTGGATGAGTTTTCATTGGCTGCGATGCGAACTGCTGTTAAGGCTTCGGCGCCAGAATCTGCACTTATGCCAGAACCAGAACCTGCATCTACACCAACACCTATAGCTACACAAATAGCAGCGACACCTTTCAGTATTCCAGACGATGATATTTTATTTGATGATTGTTATCGCAGCGTACTCAATTTATTAGTTCAGCAGTTGATGGAAGCCGTGTTGGTGGTTGATGCCAGTGGCACAATTCAGATGATTAACGCTAAGGCTATTGAACTGCTATCTGGTGGAAAGCTGGGGGCGAGTGATAGGCTTGGGGAGCCTGAGAACATTATTGGTAAAACCTGGCAAGAGTATTTAAGAGAACCGCAAAAGACACGCTATCAGCAGATGTTGGAAGAGCAACTTGTCAGCCAGTGTCAGCTTGAACACGCGCCTATTGAAGCATCGCTGATATTAGCGGAAGGTGGTAGTTTGGATGTGGAGTTCTCAATCAGTTATTTATCATTGAGTTCGCCGATTTTTGCCATAGTGATACGAGACCTGACCAAGCATAAATCCGAATACCAACAGCTCTATCAATGGGCATCGACAGATTGCCTGACCAAACTGGCGAACCGAAGAGTATTCGATGCTTCCTTGCGATCTCAGTGGCAAGCTTGCACAACATCAGCCAAACCTATCAGCGTGGTGATCATAGATATCGATCATTTCAAGCTGTTCAACGACAAGTATGGCCATATTCAGGGGGATCACTGCCTGCAGAGGATAGCTAATGTGATTGCTCACTCACTGCCATCGGATGAATGTGTCGCAGCAAGATATGGCGGCGAGGAGTTTGCGCTAATTCTTCCAGGTTTTGATGCCAAGCAAGCTCAGTCGATGGCCGAGTATATTCAGTTAGAAATCAATAGCCTTAAATATACTGACTTAGGCCTAGATGATAGTGTCACAGTGAGTGTGAGTCAGGGAATCGCAGCTGAAGTCGATGGTCAGTTCAGAACAGGCACAGCCCTGTTATGCGCAGCAGACACAGCACTTTACCGCGCCAAAGCCGATGGCAGGAATAGAATTAACTTAAGTTGTTGA
- a CDS encoding DP-EP family protein, with the protein MTNKKLTVDVTVSGTPTNPVFHFNPETVTVTASDSKIYYLLNREQSLGLVLAGVVFPYNDQSPGSIVSDITSFKVKDAGYQLSVKDSNKNEGDIGMCLLLTNSDGEVFKSQDPQVKNRPTS; encoded by the coding sequence ATGACAAATAAAAAATTAACTGTTGATGTTACGGTTAGTGGTACACCAACTAATCCAGTGTTTCATTTTAATCCTGAAACGGTCACAGTTACCGCGTCAGATAGTAAAATTTACTACTTGTTGAATAGAGAACAAAGCTTAGGATTAGTCCTTGCCGGTGTGGTGTTTCCCTATAACGATCAAAGCCCGGGCAGTATTGTTAGCGATATAACGTCTTTTAAAGTAAAAGATGCTGGTTATCAGTTATCGGTAAAAGATTCTAATAAAAATGAAGGTGACATAGGTATGTGTTTGTTACTTACCAATAGTGATGGCGAAGTATTTAAAAGCCAAGACCCACAAGTTAAAAATAGACCTACATCATAA
- a CDS encoding ArsR/SmtB family transcription factor: MDIEVVAKALKELGHTTRLTIFKRVVRAGFQGVAVGSLQEQLQIPGSTLSHHISSLVSAGLLSQRREGRTLFCVAEFTKLEGVIGFLQDECCIEEECAPQLSTQEPST; the protein is encoded by the coding sequence ATGGATATCGAAGTCGTTGCCAAGGCACTTAAAGAGTTAGGCCATACAACGCGCTTAACCATTTTTAAGCGTGTGGTGCGTGCCGGATTTCAAGGCGTAGCAGTAGGTAGCTTGCAGGAACAGCTGCAGATCCCTGGCTCAACACTCTCCCATCATATTTCCAGTTTGGTTTCTGCAGGCTTACTGTCACAAAGGCGGGAAGGGCGAACGTTATTCTGTGTTGCTGAATTCACTAAGCTCGAAGGCGTTATCGGTTTTTTGCAGGATGAATGTTGCATCGAAGAAGAGTGTGCGCCTCAGCTTTCGACTCAAGAGCCGTCTACCTAA
- a CDS encoding nSTAND1 domain-containing NTPase: MSFSTFYFGDWQVEPGSNSLRLGSQVKQLEPKAMDVLSLLCERDGDVVSTEEIVSHCWPDMFMGDNPLHKVINQLRRALGDSATSPQYIETIRKRGYRTLAKISFPKGHSEAAQSQQWQSGSPFPGLQAYSADHADVFFGRSEQVSTLLNRITLQVKYGRAFCLILGPSGSGKTSLINAGVMPNLMSSKGYNGIEVISYSDIDLADVVDNPPLVDLASAMLDWEYQDKPVFDGYSAEQLANTLTEAPEKAIQCCKSALKGHKSQHAFFALFIDRLEVLLSSPQFSDEQRQEFFDVIEFLAQSGHILILSACRNDFYPDLVQYPNLMSGKSRGAHFDLSPPTRQELLQMIRLPAVAANLTWQLDGETAVPLDEMLCADAASNPDALPMLQYTLQALYLNRDDTDQLLVSEYQNLGGLEGAIGKNAEEVLTSLTDAETAAVPKILSLLVTLKEDDKSITSRTARWSQLSSSQQSSQLGASQRNKKLESEAETNLVKAMVDNRLFVSHLQNDEACFSIAHEALLRRWPRATKWIEAHSESLGIKSRLLNQARRWLTESKTQAYLLSEGKPLQEAQLLSQNPLFTLEPAEQALIAASVKRVNVRRWRRRLTSGVLVALTMLSVLMSFRSIEAEQRALEKRLAAENLLGFMVGDFADKLRGIGRMDLLDGISNKALEYFSDESNTHDASNYSFEARFQHAQTLEAIGEVAYSRGKLEEANAGLLAAKTKLETLLTEQPENLELLKTAGANAFWLGQLDYDRGDWAAVRPWYKLYLSYSQTMYQLAPTDPEALIELSYATNSIGSLSMKLHQFNEAEGYFNESLQLKLLAANSSPKDMMLLADIADTHSWLASAALSQGHINLSIERHKAIQADIENLDEALQANANLAENLALSYHSISSQYKYKGQMQLATDSALKAHQLFTALITTDTNNQIWHQHLFFLKLHLLQMASIEEVEFSITTEQIISELSTSSKMFTDDQYSRILRAKYKRILAEYYFDRQQISQGKRYLQQAKQLNNELITQDINNSEIEWLQAMTYLAEAKLYQLMGDTRQMASSCRLASRQLSQFQKLDKDPKFIAPYADSLRCQGKLISNAQLTALLTEQGIVQQLSITKDVKK; the protein is encoded by the coding sequence ATGAGTTTTAGCACATTTTACTTTGGTGACTGGCAGGTTGAGCCCGGCTCCAACTCCCTGCGCTTAGGTAGCCAAGTTAAACAACTTGAGCCTAAGGCGATGGATGTGCTGTCACTCTTATGTGAACGTGATGGTGATGTGGTCAGCACCGAAGAGATAGTCAGCCATTGTTGGCCCGATATGTTTATGGGTGACAATCCCTTACATAAGGTCATCAATCAACTGCGCCGCGCCCTGGGCGATAGCGCTACCTCACCCCAATATATCGAAACCATTCGTAAGCGTGGCTATCGCACCTTAGCCAAGATAAGTTTCCCTAAAGGTCACTCAGAAGCGGCGCAGTCGCAACAATGGCAGTCTGGTTCGCCATTTCCGGGTTTACAAGCTTATAGCGCCGACCATGCCGATGTGTTCTTCGGTCGCAGTGAGCAAGTTTCAACCTTGCTTAACCGTATCACCCTGCAAGTTAAATATGGCCGCGCCTTCTGTTTGATATTAGGCCCCAGTGGCAGTGGTAAAACCTCCTTAATCAATGCCGGCGTGATGCCTAACTTGATGTCCTCCAAGGGATACAATGGCATTGAGGTGATCTCGTATAGTGATATCGACTTGGCCGATGTGGTCGATAATCCGCCATTAGTGGATCTGGCTAGCGCCATGCTGGATTGGGAGTATCAGGATAAACCTGTATTCGATGGTTACAGTGCTGAACAACTGGCAAATACGCTCACTGAAGCCCCAGAAAAGGCGATTCAGTGCTGCAAGTCGGCGTTAAAAGGTCATAAGTCTCAGCATGCATTTTTTGCCCTGTTTATTGACCGGTTAGAAGTTTTACTGTCCTCGCCTCAGTTTAGCGATGAGCAGAGACAAGAATTTTTCGATGTTATCGAGTTCCTGGCACAGTCCGGTCATATTCTTATTTTATCTGCTTGCCGTAACGATTTTTACCCAGACCTAGTGCAATACCCTAACCTGATGTCAGGTAAGTCCCGGGGGGCACATTTCGATTTGTCTCCACCTACTCGCCAGGAACTACTGCAGATGATCCGCTTGCCTGCCGTAGCGGCAAATTTAACCTGGCAGCTAGACGGTGAAACCGCAGTGCCGCTCGATGAGATGCTCTGCGCCGATGCCGCGTCCAACCCCGATGCCTTGCCTATGCTGCAATATACCTTGCAGGCACTTTATCTAAACAGAGATGACACAGACCAGTTGTTAGTCTCAGAGTATCAAAATTTAGGCGGACTAGAGGGAGCTATCGGTAAAAATGCCGAAGAGGTACTCACTAGCCTGACAGATGCAGAAACAGCGGCGGTGCCTAAGATTTTGTCACTGTTAGTCACGCTTAAAGAGGATGATAAATCCATTACCAGCCGCACGGCGCGCTGGTCACAGCTTAGCTCTTCCCAGCAAAGCTCACAGCTAGGCGCCTCCCAGCGAAACAAAAAGCTAGAGAGTGAAGCTGAAACAAATTTGGTTAAAGCCATGGTGGATAACCGTCTATTTGTCTCCCACCTGCAAAATGATGAAGCCTGTTTCAGTATCGCCCACGAAGCTCTGCTCAGGCGCTGGCCCAGAGCGACAAAATGGATAGAAGCACACAGCGAAAGCTTAGGCATTAAGAGTCGCTTACTCAATCAGGCCCGTCGCTGGTTAACCGAGTCGAAAACCCAGGCTTACCTGCTCTCAGAAGGCAAACCGCTACAGGAAGCTCAGCTTCTCTCTCAAAACCCACTGTTTACTTTGGAACCCGCAGAGCAAGCCTTGATTGCGGCATCGGTAAAGCGCGTCAATGTCCGTCGTTGGCGTCGCCGGCTGACTTCGGGAGTACTTGTCGCCCTCACCATGTTATCTGTGTTGATGAGCTTTCGCAGTATCGAGGCTGAGCAGCGCGCATTAGAGAAGCGCTTAGCCGCAGAGAACCTGCTGGGGTTTATGGTAGGGGATTTTGCTGACAAGCTGCGCGGCATCGGCCGTATGGATCTGCTCGATGGCATCAGTAATAAGGCGCTGGAGTATTTTAGCGACGAATCGAATACCCATGATGCCAGTAATTACAGTTTCGAAGCCCGTTTTCAACACGCCCAAACATTAGAAGCCATCGGTGAAGTAGCCTATTCTCGCGGCAAGCTAGAAGAAGCTAACGCAGGTTTGCTGGCGGCTAAAACTAAACTCGAAACCTTGTTAACGGAACAGCCAGAGAACCTCGAGTTACTAAAAACCGCAGGAGCGAATGCCTTTTGGCTAGGTCAACTTGATTATGACAGGGGGGATTGGGCCGCGGTACGGCCTTGGTATAAACTGTATCTGAGTTACAGCCAAACTATGTATCAGTTGGCACCGACAGATCCTGAAGCTTTGATTGAACTGTCCTATGCAACAAACTCCATTGGTTCATTGTCAATGAAATTGCATCAATTTAATGAAGCCGAAGGCTATTTCAATGAATCTTTGCAGCTTAAGTTGCTTGCGGCTAATTCTTCACCGAAAGACATGATGCTATTGGCAGATATTGCCGATACCCATTCATGGCTAGCTAGTGCTGCTTTATCCCAAGGACATATTAACCTTAGTATTGAAAGGCATAAAGCTATTCAGGCTGATATAGAAAATCTAGATGAAGCACTGCAAGCCAATGCGAATTTAGCTGAGAACTTGGCGTTGAGTTATCACAGTATATCGAGTCAATATAAGTATAAAGGTCAAATGCAACTAGCCACGGATAGTGCCTTAAAAGCTCACCAACTGTTTACAGCATTAATTACTACAGATACTAATAATCAGATTTGGCATCAACATTTGTTCTTCTTAAAGCTACACCTTTTACAAATGGCATCAATAGAGGAAGTAGAATTCAGCATAACAACTGAACAAATTATTTCAGAGCTTTCAACATCTTCAAAAATGTTTACTGATGATCAGTATTCGAGAATACTCCGCGCTAAATACAAACGAATACTAGCTGAGTATTATTTTGACCGTCAACAGATATCACAAGGAAAACGTTACTTACAACAAGCCAAACAACTAAACAATGAGCTAATAACCCAAGACATAAATAACAGTGAAATAGAATGGTTGCAGGCGATGACATATTTAGCAGAAGCCAAACTGTATCAGCTAATGGGCGACACAAGACAAATGGCGAGCAGTTGCAGACTAGCTAGTCGGCAACTAAGTCAATTCCAGAAGTTAGATAAAGATCCCAAATTTATCGCTCCCTACGCTGATAGTTTACGCTGTCAAGGTAAATTAATTTCTAATGCCCAGCTAACAGCCTTATTAACCGAGCAAGGTATTGTTCAACAACTTTCAATAACAAAGGATGTGAAAAAATGA
- a CDS encoding permease yields MSPEILAMAREAANMFAFLATELIILFLVISYLVGVLQEFITPEKIQSILSSRNGKGYVIAALLGAITPFCSCSTIPFLKGLLRARAGFGPMMVFLFSSPLLNPIIIGLFVVTFGIKVAVFYFTVALVVAVTAGFVLEKLGFERYVRPEAYEAAEASSCGTSCGDSKNSAAEKQSAVEPVKACGVAAQSAPVLAMEASGCGAATISEAASVVSSCGTSSSCGTESANAGNTESAGQIAKAESRWMRIWRSTWKDFKQVLPYLLLGITLGSFIYGFIPTELIAKYAGEDMWYAIPVAAIIGIPLYIRAEAVIPLSAALVQKGMALGSVMALIIGSAGASLTEVILLKSIFKNEMIAAFLAVILGMAIGAGYLYSFIFA; encoded by the coding sequence ATGAGTCCTGAAATTTTAGCCATGGCCCGAGAGGCCGCAAACATGTTCGCCTTCTTGGCAACCGAACTAATTATCCTGTTTCTGGTGATCAGTTACTTGGTTGGTGTACTGCAGGAGTTTATTACCCCTGAGAAGATCCAATCGATATTGAGTTCACGTAACGGTAAAGGCTACGTGATTGCCGCACTCTTGGGCGCTATCACACCATTCTGCTCATGCTCGACCATCCCGTTTTTGAAGGGGCTGCTTAGAGCCAGAGCGGGTTTTGGCCCCATGATGGTGTTCCTCTTCTCGAGCCCACTGTTAAACCCGATTATTATCGGCCTGTTTGTAGTGACCTTCGGCATTAAAGTGGCTGTGTTCTACTTTACTGTGGCGCTAGTGGTTGCTGTTACGGCAGGTTTTGTGTTGGAAAAATTAGGTTTTGAACGTTATGTGCGACCCGAAGCCTATGAAGCGGCAGAAGCATCAAGCTGTGGCACATCCTGCGGCGACTCTAAAAACAGTGCTGCCGAGAAACAGTCTGCTGTTGAGCCTGTGAAAGCTTGCGGAGTAGCAGCTCAATCGGCTCCTGTATTAGCCATGGAAGCCAGTGGTTGCGGAGCGGCTACAATAAGTGAGGCGGCAAGTGTGGTCTCTTCATGTGGCACGAGTTCATCATGTGGAACTGAAAGTGCTAATGCCGGAAATACAGAAAGTGCAGGACAAATAGCAAAAGCAGAGAGTCGTTGGATGCGGATCTGGCGCTCGACCTGGAAGGACTTTAAGCAGGTACTGCCTTACTTGCTACTGGGTATCACACTAGGTTCTTTCATCTATGGTTTTATCCCGACTGAACTGATTGCTAAGTATGCGGGTGAGGACATGTGGTACGCGATTCCTGTCGCTGCGATTATCGGTATTCCGCTCTATATTCGCGCCGAAGCTGTGATCCCTTTAAGCGCCGCATTGGTGCAGAAAGGCATGGCTCTAGGCTCTGTGATGGCATTGATTATCGGTAGTGCTGGCGCGAGTTTGACCGAAGTGATTCTGCTTAAGTCGATATTCAAGAACGAGATGATTGCCGCCTTTCTGGCTGTGATATTGGGCATGGCGATTGGCGCAGGTTACCTCTACAGCTTTATCTTTGCTTAA